One window of the Devosia sp. 2618 genome contains the following:
- the pdeM gene encoding ligase-associated DNA damage response endonuclease PdeM: MSQVLYQAEITETPVLRFAGHNFEPLPSGALYWHAQETLLVADLHFEKMASFARRGQMLPPYDTAMTLSRLEGDLRRTGAKRMISLGDSFHRVDASSLLTNSDRMRIDTLTETVDCIWLSGNHDPAPHAIGGTCLTDLEVAGLTLTHEPSRGANGLICGHLHPAAHIHIQGRSTRRPCFVHDNRLLILPAYGASTGSINILSPAFVGLLNWPTVQVTMLGKDRTYPVSPNRLVRG, encoded by the coding sequence AAGTCCTATATCAAGCCGAGATCACGGAGACCCCGGTCTTGCGCTTTGCCGGCCACAACTTTGAACCCCTGCCCTCCGGCGCGCTCTATTGGCACGCGCAGGAAACGCTGCTGGTTGCCGACCTGCATTTCGAAAAAATGGCGAGCTTTGCCCGTCGCGGCCAGATGCTGCCGCCCTATGACACGGCGATGACCCTGTCGCGACTGGAAGGCGATCTGCGTCGCACCGGGGCCAAACGCATGATTAGCCTGGGTGACAGCTTTCACCGCGTCGATGCTAGCAGTCTGTTAACGAATTCGGACCGGATGCGGATCGATACGCTCACCGAAACCGTCGACTGCATCTGGCTTTCCGGCAATCATGATCCGGCCCCGCACGCCATCGGCGGCACCTGCCTCACCGATCTCGAAGTCGCCGGTTTGACGCTGACGCACGAGCCATCACGCGGCGCAAACGGCCTGATTTGCGGGCATTTACACCCTGCCGCTCACATTCACATCCAGGGCCGCTCGACGCGTCGCCCCTGCTTTGTGCACGACAACCGCCTACTGATCCTGCCCGCCTACGGCGCCTCGACAGGCTCGATCAACATCTTGTCCCCCGCCTTTGTCGGCCTGCTAAACTGGCCAACGGTGCAAGTCACCATGCTGGGGAAAGATCGGACTTATCCGGTGAGCCCGAATCGGTTGGTGCGGGGCTGA
- a CDS encoding TIGR02186 family protein, translating into MIRLLVIVALLLAAVPAQAARLLSQVSNDTVEITSSFDGERMSFFGTVVPDVGSTDRVVEGPLNVVIVVLGPTQNRVARQKSNVFGVWLNTDQVEFRNFPSYFHVISSDRLTDITDITTLTTNYILPESHTLSNNNGDWWKSAVFGRQLVRLMTEEGLFGIQENGVNFLSDTFYSARLTLPSNAPPGPYIALTYVFKNGEIIARKSEGFAVRKIGFERFLAQSAVQQPLAYGVVCVILALFTGWLGGVLFRR; encoded by the coding sequence ATGATCCGCCTGCTGGTCATTGTTGCGCTCCTGCTGGCAGCGGTCCCCGCGCAGGCGGCCCGGTTGCTGTCGCAGGTCTCCAACGATACCGTCGAAATCACCTCGAGTTTCGATGGCGAGCGCATGAGTTTCTTTGGCACCGTGGTGCCCGACGTTGGCTCCACAGATCGGGTCGTCGAGGGCCCGCTCAACGTTGTGATCGTCGTTCTGGGCCCGACGCAGAACCGCGTGGCGCGGCAAAAATCCAATGTGTTCGGCGTCTGGCTCAATACCGATCAGGTCGAATTCCGTAACTTTCCCAGTTACTTCCACGTGATCTCCAGCGACCGGCTGACCGACATTACGGACATCACGACGCTGACCACCAACTACATCCTGCCCGAGTCCCATACGCTGTCGAACAACAATGGCGACTGGTGGAAAAGCGCGGTCTTTGGCCGCCAACTGGTGCGGCTGATGACCGAGGAAGGCCTGTTCGGCATTCAGGAAAACGGCGTCAATTTCCTGTCCGACACCTTCTATTCGGCTCGCCTGACCCTGCCCAGCAATGCCCCGCCGGGCCCCTATATCGCGCTGACCTATGTGTTCAAGAATGGGGAAATCATCGCGCGCAAGTCTGAGGGCTTCGCCGTGCGCAAGATCGGTTTCGAGCGCTTTCTGGCGCAGTCTGCCGTGCAACAGCCGCTGGCCTATGGCGTGGTCTGCGTGATCCTGGCGCTCTTTACAGGTTGGCTGGGCGGGGTGCTGTTCAGGCGGTAG
- a CDS encoding sulfite exporter TauE/SafE family protein, with amino-acid sequence MQVYLPIAEMSVNLFFLVGIGGAVGFLSGLFGVGGGFLLTPLLIFSGVPAPVAVASVTGQVVAASTSGALAHYRRGAIDLHLAMYLVLSGVLGAFGGVATFALLRDGGQLDLVISVGFLVLLGFVGVLMLNESIRAIIKHRKGIVVRERLPNQHNWIHGLPMRVRFKKSRLYISVLPVLIIGLFIGFVGSLLGIGGGFIMVPALVYLLRVPGNVVIGTSLAQVVAMMAATTILHAVQSQSVDILLAFCLMVGGTAGAQFGASAGKYLRGEQLRGLLALLVLAVAIRFGLSLVIAPSDPFSMAIVGITR; translated from the coding sequence TTGCAGGTCTATCTGCCGATCGCCGAGATGTCCGTAAACCTCTTCTTTCTCGTGGGGATAGGAGGGGCTGTCGGATTCCTGTCGGGCCTCTTTGGGGTTGGCGGCGGCTTTCTGCTGACACCACTGCTGATCTTCTCGGGCGTGCCTGCGCCTGTAGCCGTCGCCTCGGTGACCGGACAGGTGGTGGCGGCATCGACCTCCGGGGCGCTGGCGCACTATCGACGGGGGGCGATTGACCTCCATTTAGCGATGTATCTGGTGCTGTCGGGGGTGCTGGGCGCCTTTGGTGGCGTCGCGACATTCGCGCTGCTGCGCGATGGCGGTCAGCTCGATCTCGTCATCTCGGTCGGCTTCCTGGTGCTGCTCGGTTTCGTCGGCGTTTTGATGCTCAACGAATCCATCCGCGCCATCATCAAGCACCGCAAGGGCATCGTGGTGCGCGAGCGCCTGCCCAACCAGCACAACTGGATCCATGGCCTGCCCATGCGCGTCCGGTTCAAAAAATCTCGCCTTTATATCAGTGTCTTGCCGGTTTTGATCATCGGGTTGTTCATTGGCTTTGTTGGTTCGCTGCTCGGTATCGGTGGCGGCTTCATCATGGTGCCGGCGCTGGTTTACCTGCTGCGCGTGCCCGGCAATGTCGTCATCGGCACCTCGCTGGCGCAGGTCGTGGCGATGATGGCGGCGACGACAATCCTCCATGCCGTGCAAAGCCAAAGCGTCGATATCCTGCTTGCCTTCTGCCTGATGGTGGGCGGGACGGCGGGGGCACAGTTCGGTGCATCGGCCGGAAAGTATCTGCGCGGCGAACAGTTGCGTGGGCTTTTGGCGCTACTGGTGCTGGCGGTGGCGATCCGATTTGGCCTGTCGCTGGTGATTGCGCCGTCCGATCCATTCAGCATGGCGATCGTGGGGATAACCCGATGA
- a CDS encoding peptidoglycan-binding protein, producing MARAYHNPDMSDLADEPQPGEWQALRGELVALLDQVEGRYARVEREEPELTGLTRRVRSLRDQVVGPEPAVRRREALRTVKRAVDRFSTRDDLHVEDDQDELTSAIAEIRGRQMSAPAAALGRRAADQPEFRELTSLVGGLSGRLGQLEGELKTQRAGNGSVREVAAQVEQLTHVVELLAGAVGETGQVKRLEAQIGALAALIEGGPKVDLSAINKRLDDVSSTVAKLAELQAQQMEREIVRDERRDATPAVDSAAKLAPAMHAIEQSVRNVYDRIDSIEKNVTLSSGDFERLTSEMAAFTQAMKDREAAPSKLVTKVDALVARIGNLDTANGDVAGLKDDIASLRDAVMSGIEPRFNRIESQIEALADRIVPPSDTTQVENQLKLLMQRMDETGNQLNGLAKLYSAQPDHAGMEAMATLVAERTSDAITRKAPAPVAMFGPDSLKSIEDRITGLIKSAGKTPDYESLATMVAERTSAAVARSGQSAAPSGVSEESFNALESRMASLLNTAGKDTAERLARLEAVLTERQENRSAAAFVAAPAAAPTQAASIPAPTPAKVDKAVDERSRLDAMLLALSSQENTKSDAMPSNPADDMPLVDPGFKDSGPVRAALEAKVTPRQPMAAAEPAPVPPKPVAPAATVRPTFDPSKAELPPRPQSSFASDPVDPFAAPPTAAAPQVEMPASQNSTSTFVAAARRAQRARQDVSVSAPASGNSLISRALSRVMPAPSVAAPADDAAENAVPAEVLEKPAKPVKVKLIKEKRAKKAELPPEAPAFGDDAETDTLVAKQGFIAKYRRPLLLAATLVAVSMLALNLVIQRMAPAAPEQEAAVVEAPVEVPSNTPAANDKVSLVMPEARIIDMIDGTSTASINGGQSGFQKSDGVTMPASIRAAAIGSPATVAPVDAANLSGLGVSESIPETAAVVETFELPPEGVGPLELRQAAADGDARAQFEIAAIYTEGRAVTQDYAEAAKWYERSAAQGFIPAQYRLGNLYEAGQGVEKDVEVAKLWYQRGAEAGNRMAMHNLAALYASGLLGDQEFETAAEWFAQAAARGMTDSQFNLGMLYARGLGVEQDFEQSYKWFSLAARNGDGDAAKARDDIAKSLSADAVARVNAQLTTWKAEPIDLASNFAPIGTWSAGFDPGERITTKDVVAKVQTALGKLGFDVGTPDGVAGPKTAEAVKAFERGTGMTESGLVNPRLLAVLGSQPV from the coding sequence ATGGCCCGCGCCTACCACAATCCGGATATGTCCGACCTTGCTGATGAGCCTCAGCCAGGTGAATGGCAGGCTTTGCGCGGCGAACTGGTCGCCCTTCTCGATCAGGTCGAAGGGCGCTATGCCCGCGTCGAACGTGAAGAACCCGAACTGACCGGGCTGACGCGCCGCGTGCGCAGCCTGCGCGATCAGGTCGTTGGCCCCGAGCCCGCCGTGCGCCGCCGCGAGGCGCTGCGCACCGTCAAGCGCGCCGTCGACCGGTTCAGCACGCGTGACGATCTGCATGTCGAAGATGATCAGGACGAACTGACCAGCGCGATTGCTGAAATCCGCGGCCGGCAGATGTCGGCCCCTGCCGCAGCGCTTGGTCGCCGCGCGGCCGATCAGCCAGAATTTCGTGAACTGACCTCGCTGGTGGGTGGCCTGTCGGGTCGCCTTGGCCAGCTTGAGGGTGAACTCAAGACGCAGCGCGCCGGCAATGGCAGTGTGCGTGAAGTCGCGGCCCAGGTCGAGCAACTCACCCATGTTGTGGAACTGCTGGCAGGCGCCGTTGGCGAAACCGGCCAGGTTAAGCGCCTCGAAGCCCAGATCGGTGCGCTGGCCGCCTTGATCGAAGGTGGTCCCAAGGTGGACCTTTCTGCCATCAACAAGCGCCTCGACGATGTATCCTCGACCGTCGCCAAGCTGGCGGAGTTGCAGGCGCAGCAGATGGAACGCGAAATCGTGCGCGACGAGCGCCGTGACGCAACGCCAGCCGTCGATAGCGCTGCCAAGCTGGCACCGGCCATGCATGCCATCGAGCAGAGCGTGCGCAATGTCTATGACCGCATCGATTCCATCGAAAAGAACGTCACGCTGTCCTCGGGCGACTTCGAGCGCCTGACCTCGGAAATGGCCGCCTTTACCCAGGCCATGAAAGACCGCGAAGCTGCACCCAGCAAGCTGGTCACCAAGGTCGATGCTCTCGTCGCGCGGATCGGTAATCTCGACACAGCCAATGGCGACGTTGCGGGCCTCAAGGACGATATCGCTTCGCTGCGCGACGCGGTGATGTCCGGCATTGAGCCACGCTTTAACCGCATCGAAAGCCAGATCGAAGCGCTGGCCGACCGCATTGTGCCACCAAGCGATACGACCCAGGTCGAGAACCAGCTCAAGCTGCTGATGCAGCGCATGGACGAGACCGGCAACCAGCTCAATGGCCTGGCCAAGCTCTATTCCGCCCAGCCCGACCACGCTGGCATGGAAGCCATGGCAACGCTGGTCGCCGAGCGCACCAGCGACGCAATCACCCGCAAGGCGCCGGCGCCCGTCGCCATGTTTGGCCCCGATAGCCTCAAGAGCATCGAAGACCGCATTACCGGCCTGATCAAATCGGCCGGCAAGACGCCCGACTATGAATCGCTCGCGACGATGGTTGCCGAGCGCACTTCGGCTGCTGTGGCGCGCTCCGGTCAGTCTGCTGCGCCAAGCGGCGTCAGCGAAGAGAGCTTCAACGCGCTCGAAAGCCGCATGGCCTCGCTGCTCAATACGGCCGGCAAGGATACGGCCGAACGTCTGGCGCGGCTTGAGGCTGTGCTGACCGAGCGGCAGGAAAACCGCTCCGCTGCCGCCTTTGTGGCCGCACCTGCTGCTGCACCGACCCAGGCCGCATCTATTCCCGCACCAACGCCAGCCAAGGTCGACAAGGCCGTCGATGAGCGCTCGCGTCTCGATGCCATGCTGCTGGCATTGTCGAGCCAGGAGAACACCAAGTCCGACGCAATGCCGTCCAATCCTGCGGACGACATGCCGCTGGTTGATCCGGGCTTTAAGGATAGCGGGCCCGTCCGCGCTGCGCTCGAAGCCAAGGTCACGCCACGGCAGCCAATGGCCGCCGCTGAGCCAGCACCTGTGCCGCCAAAGCCAGTCGCGCCTGCGGCAACCGTGCGGCCAACGTTCGATCCGTCCAAGGCCGAGCTTCCGCCGCGCCCACAGTCCAGCTTTGCCAGCGATCCTGTCGATCCGTTTGCCGCGCCGCCAACAGCGGCCGCGCCTCAGGTCGAAATGCCAGCCAGCCAGAACAGCACCAGCACTTTCGTTGCTGCCGCCCGTCGCGCCCAGCGCGCTCGGCAGGATGTGAGCGTTTCGGCCCCAGCATCGGGGAACTCACTGATCAGCCGCGCTTTGTCGCGCGTCATGCCCGCGCCGTCCGTTGCCGCACCGGCCGATGATGCAGCCGAAAATGCTGTGCCCGCCGAGGTTCTGGAAAAGCCGGCCAAGCCCGTCAAGGTCAAGCTGATCAAGGAAAAGCGCGCCAAAAAGGCCGAGCTGCCGCCAGAGGCGCCGGCCTTTGGCGACGATGCCGAAACCGACACGCTGGTGGCCAAGCAGGGCTTTATCGCCAAGTACCGCCGTCCGCTTCTGCTTGCGGCCACCCTGGTAGCTGTGTCGATGCTGGCGCTCAATCTGGTGATCCAGCGCATGGCGCCGGCTGCGCCCGAGCAGGAAGCTGCCGTCGTCGAGGCCCCGGTCGAAGTTCCGTCCAACACCCCGGCCGCCAATGACAAAGTCTCGCTGGTGATGCCGGAGGCGCGCATCATCGACATGATCGACGGCACCTCCACGGCCTCGATCAATGGTGGTCAGTCAGGCTTCCAGAAGTCAGATGGCGTGACAATGCCTGCGTCCATCCGTGCCGCTGCCATTGGCTCGCCAGCCACCGTCGCGCCTGTCGACGCCGCAAATCTGTCCGGGCTTGGCGTCAGCGAAAGCATTCCCGAAACAGCTGCTGTTGTTGAAACCTTCGAGTTGCCGCCGGAAGGCGTTGGTCCGCTCGAACTGCGTCAGGCCGCCGCCGATGGCGATGCGCGCGCGCAGTTTGAAATTGCCGCCATCTATACCGAAGGTCGCGCGGTAACGCAGGATTATGCGGAAGCTGCCAAGTGGTATGAACGCTCGGCCGCGCAGGGTTTTATCCCGGCGCAGTATCGCCTGGGCAACCTCTATGAAGCTGGGCAGGGCGTCGAAAAGGACGTCGAGGTCGCCAAGCTCTGGTACCAGCGCGGTGCCGAAGCCGGCAACCGCATGGCCATGCACAATCTGGCGGCGCTCTATGCCAGCGGATTGCTGGGTGATCAGGAATTCGAAACCGCCGCCGAGTGGTTCGCTCAGGCTGCCGCGCGCGGCATGACCGACAGCCAGTTCAACCTCGGCATGCTCTATGCCCGCGGCCTCGGCGTCGAGCAGGATTTCGAGCAGTCCTACAAGTGGTTCTCGCTGGCCGCCCGCAATGGCGACGGCGACGCTGCCAAGGCCCGCGACGATATCGCCAAGTCGCTCAGCGCCGATGCGGTCGCTCGCGTCAACGCGCAGCTGACGACCTGGAAGGCCGAACCCATTGATCTTGCATCGAACTTCGCGCCAATCGGCACGTGGTCGGCTGGTTTTGATCCCGGCGAACGCATCACCACCAAGGATGTGGTGGCGAAAGTTCAGACCGCTCTTGGCAAGCTTGGCTTTGACGTCGGCACGCCGGACGGCGTCGCTGGCCCCAAGACCGCCGAAGCCGTCAAGGCATTCGAGCGCGGCACTGGCATGACGGAAAGCGGTCTGGTCAATCCACGGCTGCTCGCCGTTCTGGGTAGCCAGCCGGTCTGA
- a CDS encoding response regulator transcription factor, with translation MTRRRIIIVDDHPLFRAALRQTLSGGDATISVEEAGDLNGLSTALDADRDCDLVLLDLNMPGVRGFSGLLLLRAQYPDIPVMIISAVEDNTVIRRAFELGAAGYLHKSVGPTEIRRAIETVLSGEVFVPEGTNLGSDDNHTALMRRLSTLTPQQVRVLMMLSDGLMNKQIAYELTISEATVKAHVSAILQKLDVDSRTQAVIAAARIEDGQFEALFSIGSEKA, from the coding sequence ATGACCCGCCGCCGTATCATCATCGTTGATGACCATCCGCTGTTCCGCGCCGCCCTGCGTCAGACCCTGTCGGGAGGCGATGCCACGATCAGTGTCGAAGAAGCCGGCGACCTCAACGGGCTCAGCACCGCGCTCGATGCCGACCGCGATTGCGACCTCGTTCTGCTCGATCTGAACATGCCGGGCGTCAGAGGATTTTCCGGGCTATTGCTGCTGCGCGCACAATATCCAGATATTCCGGTGATGATTATTTCGGCGGTCGAGGACAATACTGTCATCCGCCGCGCTTTCGAGCTGGGCGCCGCCGGTTATCTTCATAAGTCCGTTGGTCCGACCGAAATTCGTCGCGCCATCGAGACGGTGTTGTCTGGCGAAGTCTTTGTGCCCGAGGGGACAAATCTGGGCAGCGACGACAATCACACGGCGCTGATGCGTCGCCTGTCGACGCTGACACCGCAGCAGGTGCGCGTGTTGATGATGCTCAGCGACGGGCTGATGAACAAGCAGATCGCCTATGAGCTGACGATTTCCGAAGCGACGGTGAAGGCCCACGTTTCGGCGATCCTGCAAAAGCTCGACGTGGACAGCCGCACGCAGGCGGTGATTGCCGCTGCGCGTATCGAGGATGGCCAGTTCGAGGCGCTGTTCTCGATCGGGTCCGAAAAGGCCTAG